One Betta splendens chromosome 16, fBetSpl5.4, whole genome shotgun sequence genomic window carries:
- the si:dkeyp-97a10.2 gene encoding uncharacterized protein si:dkeyp-97a10.2, producing MDPQRFLCWRVLLLLLSTSRGLLVSVHILNEQPVYVIPGSSLVLRARVDPGPPQAPPAVTWEREPESGAAGARETLATCPGGSGGCAGARPGVRAGVEQLEATLQVSGYGRADGGVYVVTVRDREGATATARCIVREYEAVHHVSIGVNASHSALV from the exons ATGGATCCGCAGCGTTTCCTGTGCTGGAGAGTGCTCCTACTGCTTCTCTCGA CGTCGCGTGGGCTCCTCGTGTCGGTGCACATCCTGAACGAGCAGCCCGTGTACGTGATCCCCGGCTCCAGCCTGGTCCTGAGGGCCCGCGTGGACCCGGGGCCCCCGCAGGCGCCGCCCGCCGTGACCTGGGAGCGGGAGCCCGAGTCCGGAGCCGCCGGCGCCAGAGAGACGCTGGCCACGTGCCCGGGCGGGAGCGGCGGGTGCGCGGGCGCGAGGCCGGGGGTCCGCGCCGgcgtggagcagctggaggccacgCTGCAGGTCAGCGGATACGGCCGGGCGGACGGCGGCGTGTACGTGGTGACGGTGAGGGACCGCGAGGGGGCCACGGCCACGGCGCGCTGCATAGTCAGGGAGTACG aGGCCGTGCACCACGTCTCCATCGGCGTCAACGCCTCGCACTCGGCGCTGGTCTGA